One window from the genome of Emys orbicularis isolate rEmyOrb1 chromosome 22, rEmyOrb1.hap1, whole genome shotgun sequence encodes:
- the MAD2L2 gene encoding mitotic spindle assembly checkpoint protein MAD2B yields MTTLTRQDLNFGQVVADVLSEFLEVAVHLILYVREVYPIGIFQKRKKYNVPVQMSCHPELNRYIQDTLHCVKPLLEKNDVEKVVVVILDKEHHPVERFVFEITQPPLLSISSDSLLSHVEQLLRAFILKISVCDAVLDNNPPGCTFTVLVHTREAATRNMEKIQVIKDFPWILADEQDVHMHDPRLIPLKTMTSDILKMQLYVEERAHKGT; encoded by the exons ATGACCACCCTCACCCGGCAAGATCTCAACTTTGGACAAG TGGTTGCAGACGTTCTCTCGGAATTTCTTGAAGTGGCTGTTCACCTCATCCTTTATGTTAGAGAAGTTTACCCCATTGGGATCTTTcagaagaggaaaaaatacaATGTACCAGTCCAG ATGTCCTGTCATCCAGAGCTGAATCGGTACATCCAGGACACGTTGCATTGTGTGAAGCCACTGTTAGAGAAG AATGACGTGGAGAAGGTGGTGGTAGTAATCCTGGATAAAGAGCACCATCCAGTGGAGAGATTTGTCTTTGAGATCACTCAGCCACCTCTACTTTCCATCAG CTCGGACTCGCTGCTGTCCCACGTGGAGCAGTTGCTCCGTGCCTTCATCCTGAAGATTAGCGTGTGTGATGCCGTGCTCGACAACAACCCCCCAG GCTGCACCTTCACTGTCCTGGTTCATACACGGGAGGCTGCCACGCGAAACATGGAGAAGATCCAGGTGATAAAG GATTTCCCATGGATCCTGGCAGATGAGCAGGACGTGCACATGCATGACCCCCGGCTAATCCCCCTGAAGACCATGACGTCGGATATCTTAAAG ATGCAGCTTTATGTAGAAGAAAGAGCCCACAAAGGTACCTGA
- the LOC135893416 gene encoding F-box only protein 44-like isoform X1: MIQWETCSACCVPTLSGQNVPGDSLPGLHYRLLEPWAHRKMANIGDLPEDVLVELFSLVPARELICNCRLVCVLWRDVVNLATVWKRKCQREGFYHEKWDKTIKDWKIFYFLCSLKKNLLKNPCAEESFQSWNLNPNEGNEWKVEDLPGPHGRDFPSPHVRKYFVTSYEQCLKSQLIDLKKEGYWDQLMDEIRPDIIVKDWYAARFDCGCRYELCVKLLSADYIVLNEFCPEPVVIEQWSDAEWREISYTFRNYKAGVRHILFKHGGQDTQYWAGWYGCRVTNSSITIEPGRSP; encoded by the exons atgaTTCAATGGGAGACCTGCTCTGCTTGTTGTGTTCCCACCCTTTCTGGGCAGAACGTGCCTGGTGACTCTCTCCCCGGCCTGCATTACaggctgctggagccctgggcccacaGAAAGATGGCGAACATCGGTGACCTGCCCGAAGATGTCCTGGTGGAACTCTTTTCCCTGGTCCCCGCCCGGGAGCTGATCTGTAACTGCCGGCTTGTCTGTGTCCTGTGGCGGGATGTGGTCAACTTAGCCACGGTGTGGAAACGCAAGTGCCAGCGGGAGGGCTTTTATCATGAGAAGTGGGACAAGACTATCAAGGACTGGAAGATTTTCTATTTCCTCTGCAGCCTGAAGAAAAACTTACTCAAAAATCCTTGTGCTGAAG AGAGCTTTCAGTCCTGGAATCTGAATCCGAACGAGGGAAATGAATGGAAAGTCGAGGACCTGCCTGGGCCACACGGGAGAGACTTTCCCAGCCCACATGTGCGCAAATACTTTGTCACCTCTTATGA GCAGTGTCTAAAGTCTCAGCTCATTGACCTAAAGAAAGAGGGTTACTGGGACCAGCTGATGGATGAAATACGGCCTGATATTATAGTCAAGGACTG GTATGCTGCCAGGTTTGACTGTGGGTGCCGTTATGAACTCTGTGTGAAGCTGCTCTCTGCAGACTACATCGTCCTTAACGAGTTCTGTCCTGAACCAGTGGTCATAGAGCAATGGAGTGATGCAGAGTGGAGAGAG ATCTCTTACACCTTCCGCAACTACAAGGCTGGAGTTCGTCACATCTTGTTCAAACACGGAGGACAGGACACGCAGTACTGGGCAGGATGGTATGGGTGCAGAGTGACAAACAGCAGCATCACcattgagccagggaggtcacCGTAG
- the LOC135893416 gene encoding F-box only protein 6-like isoform X2, whose translation MANIGDLPEDVLVELFSLVPARELICNCRLVCVLWRDVVNLATVWKRKCQREGFYHEKWDKTIKDWKIFYFLCSLKKNLLKNPCAEESFQSWNLNPNEGNEWKVEDLPGPHGRDFPSPHVRKYFVTSYEQCLKSQLIDLKKEGYWDQLMDEIRPDIIVKDWYAARFDCGCRYELCVKLLSADYIVLNEFCPEPVVIEQWSDAEWREISYTFRNYKAGVRHILFKHGGQDTQYWAGWYGCRVTNSSITIEPGRSP comes from the exons ATGGCGAACATCGGTGACCTGCCCGAAGATGTCCTGGTGGAACTCTTTTCCCTGGTCCCCGCCCGGGAGCTGATCTGTAACTGCCGGCTTGTCTGTGTCCTGTGGCGGGATGTGGTCAACTTAGCCACGGTGTGGAAACGCAAGTGCCAGCGGGAGGGCTTTTATCATGAGAAGTGGGACAAGACTATCAAGGACTGGAAGATTTTCTATTTCCTCTGCAGCCTGAAGAAAAACTTACTCAAAAATCCTTGTGCTGAAG AGAGCTTTCAGTCCTGGAATCTGAATCCGAACGAGGGAAATGAATGGAAAGTCGAGGACCTGCCTGGGCCACACGGGAGAGACTTTCCCAGCCCACATGTGCGCAAATACTTTGTCACCTCTTATGA GCAGTGTCTAAAGTCTCAGCTCATTGACCTAAAGAAAGAGGGTTACTGGGACCAGCTGATGGATGAAATACGGCCTGATATTATAGTCAAGGACTG GTATGCTGCCAGGTTTGACTGTGGGTGCCGTTATGAACTCTGTGTGAAGCTGCTCTCTGCAGACTACATCGTCCTTAACGAGTTCTGTCCTGAACCAGTGGTCATAGAGCAATGGAGTGATGCAGAGTGGAGAGAG ATCTCTTACACCTTCCGCAACTACAAGGCTGGAGTTCGTCACATCTTGTTCAAACACGGAGGACAGGACACGCAGTACTGGGCAGGATGGTATGGGTGCAGAGTGACAAACAGCAGCATCACcattgagccagggaggtcacCGTAG